A region of the Drosophila ananassae strain 14024-0371.13 chromosome XL, ASM1763931v2, whole genome shotgun sequence genome:
ataaattaattaacttcACTCGCGAACTCAATTGCTATCTGTTGGTTTTGTCAATTTTATGTtgattgctttgtaaattaaaatctAAACCACCAGGGTGACTCCTTTCCCGTTCTATagatatttatattaataaattgcTTCAGTTCGTTGGGTTTTGGGCCATTTTCCGGAGGTCACAGCTTTTTTGCTTTTCGGATTCTTTTGGGGCAGGGGATcttctatatctttgccaattctcatccgattctcgagcataataccttaaacgatttctgggtcgattccccgtcattctgcatcaaaatcctgacacgaaatattttttcaattttttctccatttttccccATGGAACCCCTTGAAAAGTGTGTTTTCCCCCCTAGAccccactgcgatggctatatcttccccaattctcatccgattctcgagcggaataccttaaacgatttctggatcgattccccgccATTCTGCCTCAAAATcctgaaacaaaatattttttaaatatttttcaaatttttctgatgCAAAATCTAGGATATGACCCTTAtcgatgtttatatcttttCCCATTCTCGTCCGATTCTAGGATAATATGCCTTATTTGGTTATAAATTAATCAGCAACCTGATTAAGAATTGTCCTCATTGTCAAACCCTCCGATATTGTGAAAATCTGACACAATTTCGACTGAAGAGTCGTAAAAATTGCTGAATGAGTAATGATGTCGTCGATACCCTCGAGACAGTATCGCATTTAATTATGATTTCGTTTTGTTTAAATAACTCGTTTGTCGTTTATTCTGTTTGCAAATGATAAACGAATTGAtgtgaaatttaattaaaaaataaaagcaaagccCTTGATAAAATATGTTCCTAAAAGTAACAATTCAAATGTCAAGATTTTGAGGAATGACTTGAGGAATTCCCTAGAGATATTGGATTATGGGTTTTAGGATTTCCCCTGCCGAGGCTATAAATCgattttattttgtccaaataGTGGCAAAACCAgagattatatatttttttttttgggtaatgcccatttaaaatgaaatcgTTAACACTTGAGAGCCTTCGTCATAAAATCACACCCATGTGTGTTGTACATGAGATTGGAAACTATTGATTAGATTACGATGTCAGTCCAGATTTATTTGGCCAAGATACTGCCGACTGATCGTCTTGCCAATTTCGATTCCGGCTTCTGCATTTCAGTTGCCACTGCCACGTTGGGGAGTTAgcatctaaaaaaaataatatatatacataagatgacttcttttcaattttttgcggGAGTTTTCCTTCttgtttctgtattttttaCGGATCTGAAGGCTGATCCCTCTTCGACAGCTGTTAATTCTACAGTTCCCATACGTCCTCGTTTCAATGAGGATCCTGGCAGGATTATCAATGGCACTCTGGCCGCCATGGAGGCCACGAGGCACCAGGTGGGCATTCGGAAGGCCTTGAACGATGGCTATTTCTATGGAACGGGTCACCTGTGCGGCGGTGCCCTCATCAGGCCCAACTTTGTTCTTTCCGCTGCCCATTGTTTTGTGGAGTAAGTTTGGGGTTCATTTAGTAATTTTgaactatttttttaatattttttttcaagtgtcgtatttcttaaaaagtgaaaaaagaGGATGTACATATTGGAAATAGTGAAAAACTTATAACTGAATTTCTCTAAATGTTTAAAAAGTTAGAAGCTTATAATTATACTTccataaatcttaaaaaatataccaTTTCTTCTAAACTGATTAAAATAAGCAACGTGTCGTATACGTAATCACAAGTGTCTTATAGTGttatttaatagtttttttttagaatttccCCCAtaaaataatgataaaaaatatgaaatagaaTGGCAGAAGTGTTATTTACAAAGAAGTGTTAGCTTATCGCCACTTacaattgtaaatattttgataataataCTATACttgataataaaaataatctttCAATTTATTACCTCCAAGTGGCATagtttttaaacaattatttatttaaagctTAAGCTCAATCGTACTaatcttttatttctttttttagccAAATAATCTACGATGGAACTTTTGTGCCGATTGAGGAGTTCATCGTGGTGATGGGAAACCTGGATCGGTTCAATAGCACCAATGCCCTGACCTTTACGATTGCCGAACGCTTCATGCTGCTGGACAAGTTCGTCCTGGCCACTTATGACAAGGATATTGCCCTCCTGCGACTGAACGACTCTGTGCCCACGAATCACCCCACTATCCGGCCCATTGCCCTCAACCGGAACGAGATTGTGGATGGAGTTGTGTGCCAGGTGACTGGCTGGGGACTCACAGAGGAGGGCTATAATTCCGATTACCTCATGACCCTCGATGTCCCGGTGATTGGGGAGCAGAGGTGTGTCGAGGAGAGTGATCTGGGATCGTTAATCTTGCCCGGAATGATGTGTGCCGGTTACCTGGAGGAGGGCCAGAAGGATGCCTGCTCGGGAGACTCTGGAGGACCACTGGTTTGTCAAAGCAAACTGGCAGGAATCGTCTCCTGGGGCATCAACTGTGCTCTGCCCAAGCTGCCGGGTGTCTACACGGAGGTCTCGTACTACTACGACTGGGTTCTGGAGAAAATGGGCGAGGATGATGGATCAGGAGACCATAGTGGTTCCGGAGATGGGGATGATGATGGATCGGGAGATCATAGTGGATCCGGGGATGGGGATGATGACGATAATGGAGGCGGTGGTTCCATGACCATCTTAGCCTCTAGTATCAGCCTCATCCTGCCCCTCTTTGTCTCCCTGAGATTAATGCTCaattaaataaacaagaagCCAAATATCTAAGTTATTGAAagtccattttttttttttaataaattaaaatatttaaattgtaattttcttaaaatgtTTCTCTTGAAagagtattattttttactatttaaAGCTTGAATATTTAAAGTTTCATTGCCTTTGAAATATAAAATGGCCGCGCTTAGCGCcattttgaaaatgaaaactaGTAGAAGaatgtagcatactttttggcgACCAACAAGCACCCATATCTtatgctttaaaaatatagaaaactATTATCAATAATGGCCAATTATCGCCTGACTTTAGCTTCCAGCTATTTAACTAAAAATAGTTTACGGCGCAGAAAAATAACTTGATTTTGAAAGTCCAATGAATGAAGAAGCGATATGGCTCTCAGATATGGCTAATCTATATGGCGGCAGACGATGTCCATGACGGGAATAGCTATATCATCTATAACCGATATGCCTTCCGTCGAATAACTGGTATGAACCATAAAATTTGAACAAAACTAGCAGACAAGGTCAAGGAGTCGCAACAGGTGCAATCGAGTGCACTCCTACCACAGTCTCCATATAGATTGTCTGTCTGCCCAGATTGCGATTGTGGCACTATTGTAGTTATTTCATTTCAAGGTCCTCAACCTGGTCAGGTCTAATCTAAAAGCCAGAAATCAAACTGCACCGGAAAGTATAGAAACGATTTTAATCTATAAGAAGGAATTTATTTTGCGATGCAATCTGCTGTCCGGTTTAGATTGATCGGAAAGATTTGGATTTATATATAAAGGACACTgtgaaaaatttataataagttatttaatattttagtaattaaaagaaattaaatacagGATTTTTCAAGCGCCTTTAAAGGGTCTGATAAtaaatcttatttaaaaacttaTATATTTGAAATCTATTGTTgtattacatttatttatattaattattaaaatatttacttaGAATTTCTCTCAGTATTTAGTTCTTTGTAATAACTATTCTTATCTTGGCACCAAAATTGTGAGGTATTCCCAGAAAATATTTTAGCCATAAAGCCCTCAACCCGATAGAGGCTTTTTATGCTTAACGATGACTAGGCCCATTAGGGCAACATTAACCCGATTTCCCAGGTAATCGAAAAATCATATAAACAAatgtaaaaaacaaaaacaaaaataaaccatAAACAAGCAAggaatgaaataaataaatggaaGATCGATGGCTGAGAAAGTCTCCTTATCAACTGAGCTGCGTGTGCTATATGTTTGTTTAttattcgattcgattcgattcgaacCGATCGGATACGATTTTGATTCGGCTTCGGTTctctatatgtatatagacTGGATCGTATGTTGCTATTGCTTTATCAACAACACAGAGACGGGAATCAAAACTCACtcaaccaaaacaaaaattatggAATTATCTAAGAACGCTTTTTGCGAATTTGCGTTTTGTTCGATTTAGGAAAGAAGCTCGCGCCGCAATTTCTTCATTCAGCGTTCGACGGAGCTCACGACAGGTGAACGTCAAACTCAGCCCTCTACAGAATACTtacaaaaatcttaaatctgtCTAAGAATATACAGTAAAAATTTTACAAGGATCTGCCTAgggcttcatatttttttaactgtGAACTTTGTGttaaaaatcaaagaaaatgcAGCTCAACGATCATTGGCGCaaaattgttaaaatatttatttttgcttttctttgCACGGAAATGCAAACAAGtaagtattttttattatttatatatttaagatTAAGGGAAAAATATCATATTTATGAATTAATATATGGATAAAGTAGTATTCATTTCTTAAAAGCTCCATAAATATTACATTTCTAGGGACTTCTAAAATACtttcatattttaaattttaaaatgaatataataattaataataaatgcaAAACCTAATATATATTAACTCCTCACATAAcagttatatttta
Encoded here:
- the LOC6504754 gene encoding trypsin eta, giving the protein MTSFQFFAGVFLLVSVFFTDLKADPSSTAVNSTVPIRPRFNEDPGRIINGTLAAMEATRHQVGIRKALNDGYFYGTGHLCGGALIRPNFVLSAAHCFVDQIIYDGTFVPIEEFIVVMGNLDRFNSTNALTFTIAERFMLLDKFVLATYDKDIALLRLNDSVPTNHPTIRPIALNRNEIVDGVVCQVTGWGLTEEGYNSDYLMTLDVPVIGEQRCVEESDLGSLILPGMMCAGYLEEGQKDACSGDSGGPLVCQSKLAGIVSWGINCALPKLPGVYTEVSYYYDWVLEKMGEDDGSGDHSGSGDGDDDGSGDHSGSGDGDDDDNGGGGSMTILASSISLILPLFVSLRLMLN